One genomic segment of Scomber japonicus isolate fScoJap1 chromosome 23, fScoJap1.pri, whole genome shotgun sequence includes these proteins:
- the pdzrn4 gene encoding PDZ domain-containing RING finger protein 4 codes for MGCNLCTLQKREEHYKLLYEIAQVNGRDFSKVEHDDAVVEAIRRDPIVVQVIRRTPTRGTTAVAHNYSGTPQEVCVVDVCTQTDITFEHIMALAKLRPATPPVPDICPFLLSDSCHSIHTMEHEFYECPEYLSNTPVEVERTEEYEYEEVELCRQNSQEKLGLTLCYRTDDEEDTAIYVSQVEPNSIAARDGRIKEGDRILQINGCEVQDREKAVALLSSEDARSIILLVTRPEMQLEEEIWLDDEQQQLVEELKMEILEERRKQKEHNFDRSNEVRASKLIEEEMTTDTATCSSNNQDKDSGFGRSTDSPEHQPLLARLHRRSPAHCLRERWRADHPHTRRGAVMSEDIQCQRTLSKGQGNEGVVSIRNSGSGVLGLENRFQQLLELKCQIRNGGECGVYSIRHSIECNDVEGEGGVEQELRMLNEELRNIELECQSIMQAHQLRQTHQLDPTQPASCSPVRSPKDKRHGRLADIHEHPERSDSDKIREKDSSSAYNTAESARSTPLGMERSPDHSLQRHISITNQKNLRLASATPSCPIPIPKPQGTPSRGRPADPGPVISSSPDQSNPSRRGLPYPSSYQTTPYQVISVLTLFCVFQSYMQLLQQHSSLEYSQSQLSLLSVCRDPIRNGRPGEPRLEWKVKVRADGTRYVARRPARDRILRERALRIREERSGGMTTDDDAMSEMKMGRYWSKEERKQHLARAREQRKRREFMQKSRLECLKEGPASGAEGRKEINILELSHKKMMKKRNKKILDNWMTIQELMSHGARVPEGSKVHNAFLSVTTV; via the exons GTGAACGGGCGCGACTTCTCCAAGGTCGAGCATGATGATGCAGTGGTGGAGGCCATTAGGCGAGACCCCATTGTTGTCCAGGTTATCAGGCGAACCCCCACCAGAGGCACGACTGCTGTTGCACACAACTACAGCGGCACACCacaggaggtgtgtgtggtggacGTATGCACGCAAACGGACATCACCTTCGAGCACATCATGGCTTTGGCAAAGCTCCGGCCAGCAACCCCACCAGTCCCTGACATCtgtcccttccttttgtctgacAG cTGTCATTCTATCCACACCATGGAACATGAATTTTATGAATGTCCAGAGTACCTTTCCAATACCCCTGTAGAAGTGGAGAGGACGGAAGAGTATGAGTATGAG gaGGTGGAGCTGTGTAGGCAGAACAGCCAGGAGAAGCTAGGTTTGACGCTTTGCTACAGGACCGACGATGAGGAGGACACCGCCATCTATGTCAGCCAG GTGGAGCCTAACAGTATAGCAGCGAGAGATGGACGCATCAAAGAGGGAGATCGTATTCTACAG ataAATGGCTGTGAAGTGCAAGACAGAGAAAAGGCTGTCGCCTTGTTGTCAAGTGAAGATGCAAGGAGCATTATACTACTGGTGACACGGCCGGAAATGCAG CTGGAGGAAGAGATATGGCTTGATGATGAACAACAGCAGCTTGTCGAGGAACTGAAGATGGAGatcctggaggagaggaggaagcagaaggAACATAACTTTGACAGGAGCAATGAGGTAAGAGCAAGTAAGCTTA TTGAAGAAGAGATGACAACTGACACTGCTACCTGTTCATCCAACAATCAAGACAAAGATAGTGGGTTTGGACGCAGTACAGACAGTCCAGAGCACCAGCCCCTGCTGGCCAGACTCCACAGGAGGAGTCCAGCACATTGCCTTAGAGAACGATGGCGGGCAGATCATCCACACACGAGGAGAGGGGCCGTAATGTCAGAGGACATCCAATGTCAAAGGACATTGTCCAAAGGCCAGGGCAATGAAGGGGTAGTGAGTATCCGCAATAGTGGAAGTGGGGTCTTAGGTTTAGAGAATCGCTTCCAGCAACTTCTGGAGCTCAAGTGTCAAATCCGGAATGGAGGCGAATGTGGGGTGTACTCCATTCGACACAGTATAGAGTGTA ATGATgtagaaggagaaggaggagtggAGCAAGAGTTGAGGATGCTAAATGAGGAATTGCGCAACATTGAGCTGGAGTGCCAGAGCATCATGCAGGCCCATCAGCTCCGCCAGACCCACCAGCTGGACCCCACACAGCCTGCATCCTGTTCACCAGTACGGAGCCCCAAGGACAAGCGGCACGGCAGGCTGGCCGACATTCATGAACATCCGGAGAGGTCAGACAGCGATAAGATCAGAGAAAAGGACAGCTCCAGTGCCTACAACACAGCGGAGAGTGCACGGTCAACACCACTAGGTATGGAGAGATCTCCTGACCACTCACTGCAGAGACACATCAGCATCACCAACCAGAAAAACCTCAGACTGGCATCAGCCACACCCTCCTGCCCCATACCTATCCCCAAGCCCCAGGGTACACCCAGCCGTGGCAGACCAGCAGACCCAGGCCCTGTTATCTCCAGCAGCCCAGACCAGAGTAACCCTTCCCG AAGAGGGCTTCCCTATCCCTCCTCATACCAAACAACTCCATATCAAG TCATTTCTGTGCTAacattattttgtgtgtttcagagctACATGCAGCTGCTACAACAGCACTCATCCCTTGAGTATTCCCAGAGCCAGCTGAGTCTGCTCAGTGTCTGTCGAGATCCCATCCGTAATGGCCGCCCTGGGGAACCACGTCTAGAGTGGAAGGTCAAGGTTCGCGCCGATGGCACACGCTATGTGGCCCGGAGGCCTGCTCGCGACCGCATCTTGAGGGAGCGGGCACTAAGAATTAGAGAAGAGAGAAGCGGAGGTATGACTACAGATGACGATGCTATGAGTGAGATGAAAATGGGCCGTTACTGGagcaaagaggagaggaagcagcACTTGGCACGAGCCAGGGAgcaaaggaagaggagggagttCATGCAGAAGAGCCGTCTTGAGTGTCTCAAGGAGGGACCTGCCAGCGGAGCCGAGGGCAGGAAGGAGATAAACATCTTGGAGCTTAGTCACaaaaagatgatgaagaaacGTAACAAAAAGATCCTGGACAACTGGATGACCATCCAGGAGTTGATGAGTCATGGGGCCAGAGTCCCTGAGGGCTCAAAAGTACATAACGCCTTCCTTTCTGTCACAACTGTCTAG